A single region of the Yersinia entomophaga genome encodes:
- a CDS encoding sucrose-specific PTS transporter subunit IIBC → MNMTETVSALLPLLGGKENIVSAAHCATRLRLVLADDNLVQKSAIEKLDGVKGCFSNAGQIQVIFGTGLVNKVHAEFIRQTGVNESSKSEAADLAAKKLNPFQRVARLLSNIFVPIIPAIVASGLLMGLLGMVKTYGWADADSAIFIMLDMFSSAAFIILPILIGFTAAKEFGGNPYLGATLGGILTHPALTNAWGVAGGFHTMNFFGLEIAMIGYQGTVFPVLLAVWFMSMVEKRLRKVVPNALDLILTPFLTVVISGFIALLFIGPAGRVLGDGISMILSTLITHAGWFAGLLFGGLYSVIVITGIHHSFHAIEAGLLGNPNIGVNFLLPIWSMANVAQGGACLAVYFKTKDVKIKAIAVPSAFSAMLGITEAAIFGINLRFVKPFLAALAGGALGGAWVVANHVGMTAVGLTGIPGLAIVQSSAIVSYLIGLVIAFSSAFIISLLLKYKTDSE, encoded by the coding sequence ATGAACATGACTGAGACCGTTTCGGCTCTGCTCCCGCTGCTGGGAGGCAAGGAAAATATCGTCAGTGCCGCCCACTGTGCCACCCGTCTGCGGCTGGTATTGGCAGATGATAATCTGGTACAAAAATCCGCCATCGAAAAACTGGATGGCGTAAAAGGTTGCTTCAGTAACGCCGGTCAAATTCAGGTTATTTTCGGCACCGGTTTGGTCAATAAGGTTCACGCGGAATTTATCCGACAAACCGGCGTAAACGAATCCAGTAAATCTGAAGCAGCCGATCTGGCCGCAAAAAAACTCAATCCGTTCCAACGGGTCGCTCGTTTACTGTCGAATATTTTTGTGCCAATTATTCCGGCTATCGTCGCCTCTGGCCTATTAATGGGTCTGTTGGGGATGGTGAAAACCTATGGCTGGGCCGACGCCGACAGCGCCATCTTTATCATGCTGGATATGTTCAGCTCCGCCGCCTTCATCATTTTGCCGATTCTGATTGGCTTTACCGCCGCGAAAGAGTTCGGCGGAAACCCTTATTTGGGTGCCACGTTGGGCGGGATTCTCACTCATCCGGCACTGACCAACGCCTGGGGCGTTGCGGGCGGCTTCCACACCATGAATTTTTTCGGATTAGAAATCGCCATGATCGGCTATCAGGGCACCGTGTTTCCGGTGTTACTGGCGGTCTGGTTTATGAGCATGGTGGAAAAACGGCTGCGAAAAGTGGTGCCTAACGCGCTGGATTTGATCCTGACGCCCTTCCTCACCGTGGTGATTTCCGGTTTTATCGCACTGCTGTTCATCGGCCCGGCAGGTCGGGTACTCGGCGACGGTATTTCAATGATCCTCAGCACTTTGATCACCCACGCAGGCTGGTTTGCCGGATTGCTGTTCGGCGGCCTGTATTCGGTGATAGTGATTACCGGTATCCATCATAGTTTCCACGCGATTGAGGCCGGATTACTGGGTAACCCAAACATTGGCGTTAACTTTCTGCTGCCGATTTGGTCGATGGCTAACGTTGCTCAGGGCGGTGCCTGTCTGGCGGTGTACTTCAAAACCAAAGATGTCAAAATCAAGGCTATAGCAGTGCCGTCGGCCTTCTCTGCCATGCTAGGTATTACCGAAGCGGCAATCTTTGGTATTAACCTGCGCTTTGTGAAGCCGTTTCTGGCCGCACTAGCCGGCGGCGCTCTGGGCGGTGCTTGGGTGGTTGCCAATCACGTCGGTATGACCGCCGTTGGTTTAACCGGCATTCCCGGTTTGGCTATCGTTCAAAGCAGTGCCATTGTCAGCTATCTGATTGGTTTGGTTATCGCTTTCAGCTCGGCCTTTATCATCTCGCTGCTGCTGAAATACAAAACGGACAGTGAATAA
- a CDS encoding carbohydrate porin, producing MMIKPSYLAVTIGLILSCSATSVTAASTSDIEARLNALEQRLHQAERRAQQAEARAEIAEKQAKKLEARTAQAEEKTVEVAKRTEKLESKTPAESGFEFHGYARSGLLMNSNGARTQGGPDVTPAGSTGGNIGRLGNEPDTYVELSLEKKQTLSNGATTRFKAMLADGQRDYNDWTGNNSKLNVRQAFVELGSLPTFTGIFKDSTLWAGKRFDRDNFDIHWLDSDVVFLGGTGGGIYDVKWNEDLKSNFSLYGRNFGAIEGIDDDIQNYIFTANNFAGPFQFMLSGLRAKDNDQRKINGIVASDNAAEKGFHAMLAYHGDSFYGLREGTAKIAVLYGHGLGAEVKGLGSDGNLNESADTWRIATYGTTPLSKNWSLAPAIMAQQSEDRYVQGDSYKWVTFNARFIQEITENFALAYEGTYQYMNLDPRGYNNYKDVSGGFYKLTFAPTFKAGDIGNFFSRPELRVFATYMDWSKDLDNYSQQDAFGKNDFTAGGQWNFGVQMETWF from the coding sequence ATGATGATAAAACCTAGCTATCTCGCTGTAACTATTGGACTTATTCTCTCATGCTCGGCCACCAGCGTTACGGCAGCTTCCACCAGTGACATTGAAGCGCGCTTAAATGCGTTGGAACAACGCTTACACCAGGCAGAGCGCCGGGCGCAACAGGCTGAAGCACGAGCAGAAATTGCAGAAAAACAGGCGAAAAAATTAGAAGCACGCACCGCGCAGGCGGAAGAAAAAACAGTAGAAGTGGCTAAGCGCACTGAGAAGCTGGAAAGCAAAACGCCAGCAGAAAGTGGCTTTGAGTTCCACGGCTATGCCCGTTCCGGGCTGCTGATGAATAGTAATGGTGCCCGTACCCAAGGCGGCCCGGACGTTACGCCAGCAGGCAGTACCGGCGGCAATATTGGGCGTTTGGGCAACGAACCCGATACTTACGTTGAGCTGAGTCTGGAGAAAAAACAGACTCTGTCAAACGGCGCAACGACTCGCTTTAAAGCGATGCTGGCAGACGGTCAGCGCGACTATAACGATTGGACCGGCAATAACAGCAAACTCAATGTGCGTCAGGCTTTCGTGGAATTAGGCTCTCTGCCGACTTTCACAGGCATATTCAAGGACAGTACTCTGTGGGCCGGTAAACGTTTCGATCGGGATAACTTTGATATTCACTGGTTGGATAGCGATGTGGTATTCCTCGGCGGCACCGGCGGCGGTATTTACGATGTGAAATGGAATGAAGATCTGAAAAGCAACTTTTCACTTTACGGTCGTAATTTCGGTGCCATTGAAGGCATCGATGATGACATCCAGAACTACATTTTCACTGCCAATAACTTCGCTGGCCCATTCCAGTTCATGCTAAGTGGCCTGCGTGCCAAGGATAACGATCAGCGGAAAATCAACGGCATTGTCGCCAGCGATAACGCAGCGGAGAAAGGCTTCCACGCTATGCTGGCCTACCACGGCGACAGCTTCTACGGCCTGCGCGAAGGAACAGCTAAAATCGCGGTGCTTTACGGCCACGGCTTAGGTGCCGAAGTAAAAGGCCTTGGCTCCGACGGCAATCTCAACGAAAGCGCCGATACCTGGCGTATCGCCACCTACGGCACCACGCCGCTCAGCAAGAACTGGAGTCTGGCACCGGCGATTATGGCTCAGCAGAGTGAAGATCGTTATGTTCAAGGTGACAGCTATAAATGGGTGACATTCAACGCCCGCTTTATTCAGGAAATTACCGAAAACTTTGCGCTGGCCTACGAAGGCACCTACCAATATATGAATTTAGACCCACGGGGCTACAACAACTATAAAGATGTCAGCGGCGGTTTCTATAAATTGACCTTCGCACCAACCTTTAAAGCCGGTGATATTGGGAATTTCTTCAGTCGTCCGGAACTGCGCGTTTTCGCTACCTATATGGACTGGAGCAAAGATCTGGATAACTACTCTCAGCAGGATGCTTTCGGTAAAAATGATTTTACCGCCGGTGGCCAATGGAACTTTGGTGTGCAAATGGAAACCTGGTTCTGA
- a CDS encoding SH3 domain-containing protein: MKSLSAVLLLSVLPVAAFATPTPFVIDKDHKGQLTIEQFEGSNSDGGRFEVLLPSGKTQELGGFEFIDDGKNPGASFTDFNFDGYNDIAIDVPVGMVNFETFIYLWQPEAGQFKALKPNNPGACGQFSDVTLDEKNKTIISSCRGGPVWYSDKFKYDDQGKLYLASDMELNMGVAPDHDISTFAFFERYYDPQGKKISQQAIGIEGEPYVYTVKNEKLRLYNAPNKAQKSAMYLVKGDQVAIVDLTVLENTDKTWVKIKYASKKRGDIYKWVAADETEHSAPQESAVFR, translated from the coding sequence GTGAAATCTTTGTCTGCGGTCTTGCTGCTCAGCGTCTTACCCGTGGCAGCTTTTGCTACACCAACACCTTTTGTTATTGATAAAGACCATAAAGGGCAATTAACTATTGAGCAGTTTGAAGGATCAAATAGCGACGGCGGGCGTTTCGAGGTGCTGTTACCCTCCGGAAAAACTCAGGAACTGGGCGGTTTTGAATTTATTGATGATGGTAAAAATCCGGGAGCCAGTTTCACTGATTTCAACTTCGATGGTTATAACGATATCGCCATCGATGTGCCGGTCGGCATGGTGAATTTTGAGACTTTCATCTACCTCTGGCAGCCTGAAGCAGGCCAATTTAAAGCACTAAAACCGAATAATCCTGGCGCCTGCGGCCAGTTTTCCGATGTGACGCTGGATGAGAAAAACAAAACCATCATTTCATCCTGCCGTGGCGGCCCAGTCTGGTATAGCGACAAATTTAAATACGATGATCAAGGGAAGCTTTATCTGGCCTCGGATATGGAATTAAACATGGGCGTTGCTCCCGATCACGACATTTCAACCTTCGCTTTTTTCGAACGATACTACGATCCTCAAGGTAAGAAAATCAGCCAACAGGCTATTGGGATTGAAGGTGAACCCTATGTTTATACAGTGAAAAATGAAAAGTTACGTCTGTATAATGCACCGAACAAAGCTCAGAAATCAGCGATGTATCTGGTGAAAGGCGATCAAGTCGCGATCGTGGATTTAACCGTTCTGGAAAACACCGATAAAACTTGGGTAAAAATCAAATATGCCAGCAAAAAGCGCGGTGATATTTATAAATGGGTCGCCGCCGATGAAACCGAACATTCAGCACCACAGGAGTCTGCGGTATTCAGGTAA
- a CDS encoding aminoimidazole riboside kinase — MKNSVWVLGDAVVDLVPDNSNSYLKCPGGAPANVAVGIARLGGKSAFIGRVGNDSFGRFMQQILQQENVDTRYMTQDPHYHTSTVVVDLDRNGERSFTFMVNPSADLFLQPDDLPEFEAHQWLHVCSIALSREPSRSTAFEAMKRIKAAGGWVSFDPNIREDIWQNPEELLPCLHQALQLADVVKLSLEELAFISGTDETTLAIEQIMAHFPCKLLLVTLGADGVWLHNRTDLQQYPSRKVTPVDTTGAGDAFVAGLLAALADQQDWAKGTDLPAAIAQAQACGALATTAKGAMTALPSSSQLAHFLKTPV; from the coding sequence ATGAAGAATTCAGTGTGGGTTTTAGGCGATGCCGTGGTTGATCTGGTGCCTGATAATTCAAATAGTTACCTTAAATGTCCCGGCGGAGCACCGGCAAACGTCGCCGTGGGAATTGCCCGTTTAGGCGGTAAAAGCGCCTTTATTGGCCGAGTGGGCAACGATAGCTTTGGCCGCTTTATGCAGCAGATATTGCAGCAGGAAAATGTCGATACCCGCTACATGACGCAAGATCCTCACTATCACACCTCAACCGTGGTGGTGGATTTAGATCGAAACGGCGAGCGATCCTTTACTTTTATGGTCAATCCAAGCGCCGATTTATTCCTACAACCCGATGATTTACCGGAATTTGAAGCCCATCAGTGGCTTCACGTTTGCTCCATTGCGCTCAGCCGTGAACCCAGTCGAAGCACCGCATTTGAAGCGATGAAGCGTATCAAAGCCGCCGGCGGTTGGGTCAGCTTCGATCCTAATATTCGGGAAGATATTTGGCAAAATCCGGAGGAATTGCTGCCGTGCCTGCATCAGGCGCTACAATTGGCGGACGTAGTCAAACTGTCGCTGGAAGAACTGGCATTTATCAGCGGAACCGATGAAACCACCCTAGCTATAGAGCAAATAATGGCACACTTCCCGTGCAAACTGCTGTTGGTTACGCTGGGGGCTGATGGCGTATGGCTGCATAATCGCACGGATTTGCAGCAATATCCGAGCCGCAAAGTCACTCCGGTAGATACTACTGGCGCAGGAGATGCCTTCGTCGCCGGGCTGCTGGCCGCCCTGGCTGACCAGCAAGACTGGGCCAAAGGCACAGATCTTCCCGCTGCAATCGCTCAGGCTCAAGCCTGCGGCGCACTGGCGACCACGGCCAAAGGCGCGATGACCGCGTTGCCAAGCTCCAGCCAACTGGCTCATTTTTTAAAAACCCCGGTTTAG
- a CDS encoding ABC transporter substrate-binding protein translates to MSVSLLRAARWLLASLAILMSWSALAAPIVVTDVAGREVTLPQPAAKVMLADARALLALNILHPQTPLKNIIAWDNSLKVKAPDLVEAYAKTFPEINKIPIFENPYVSDFSVEQAVVFRPDLIIFDIGLLEKLKSSGVLGQLEKAGLPVLIIDFRQQPLTNTVPSMRLLGKVFGEEANAESFIQFYQQRLDLVRERVAALKPEQRPSVFIERSAGMKGDDCCSTFGKGSFGQFIDVAGGNNVGSKLFPAMGGDVNVEQLIASNPDFYLMTGADWSRGHRGTLAVPLGYSTDEATTQARLKHLMNRTGISVLQSVKDKKVMAIYHQFYDTPFNVIAVEAIAKFLHPELFSDLDPLADIKMLHQKYTALDYSGVFWVQAK, encoded by the coding sequence ATGTCCGTTAGTCTTCTCCGCGCAGCCCGCTGGCTATTGGCTTCGCTGGCGATCCTTATGTCCTGGTCTGCGTTGGCTGCACCTATTGTGGTTACCGATGTGGCGGGGCGTGAAGTGACATTGCCTCAGCCCGCCGCCAAAGTCATGTTGGCTGACGCCAGAGCCTTGCTGGCGCTGAATATTTTGCATCCGCAAACGCCGCTAAAAAATATTATTGCTTGGGATAATTCGCTAAAAGTCAAAGCGCCAGATCTGGTAGAGGCTTACGCGAAGACATTCCCTGAAATCAATAAGATTCCTATTTTTGAAAACCCCTACGTTTCTGATTTTAGCGTGGAACAAGCGGTAGTTTTCAGGCCAGATCTAATAATTTTTGATATTGGCTTGCTGGAAAAACTGAAAAGCAGCGGCGTGTTAGGGCAGTTGGAAAAAGCCGGACTGCCGGTATTAATCATCGATTTCCGTCAGCAGCCGCTCACCAATACGGTGCCAAGTATGAGATTACTCGGCAAAGTCTTTGGCGAAGAGGCGAACGCTGAATCCTTTATTCAGTTCTATCAGCAACGTTTGGATTTGGTTCGTGAGCGGGTTGCGGCCTTAAAACCAGAGCAGCGCCCCAGCGTGTTTATCGAACGCAGCGCCGGAATGAAAGGCGATGATTGTTGCAGCACTTTTGGGAAAGGCAGTTTCGGACAATTTATCGATGTTGCAGGCGGTAATAACGTTGGAAGCAAGCTGTTTCCGGCAATGGGCGGAGACGTTAACGTCGAGCAACTGATTGCCAGTAACCCGGATTTTTATCTGATGACCGGCGCTGACTGGAGTCGCGGGCACCGAGGTACTTTAGCGGTTCCGCTAGGTTATAGCACCGATGAAGCTACCACGCAGGCGCGTCTGAAACACCTGATGAATCGCACCGGCATCAGCGTGCTGCAATCGGTCAAAGATAAGAAGGTTATGGCGATTTATCATCAGTTTTACGATACGCCGTTCAACGTGATTGCCGTTGAAGCCATTGCTAAATTCCTGCATCCGGAGCTATTTAGCGATCTTGACCCTCTGGCAGATATCAAGATGTTGCATCAAAAATACACCGCGCTGGATTACAGCGGCGTGTTTTGGGTTCAGGCTAAATAA
- a CDS encoding TonB-dependent receptor family protein, with protein MFTFTRLSLLAASIALALPTYAADKKTQADDNQPTATQDAPATGKSDTLSVVGNWLDNTDNSTVVLNHPGARTIVTQQRLQEKGAQTIGDSLRGIPGVQVRESNGTGGSDISLNVGVRGLTSRLSPRSTILQDGIPLAVAPYGQPQLSMAPLSIGNLQSIDVIRGGGAVRYGPQNVGGIINFNTKAIPKEFSGAVSAQTQGASHGGLKTLSSASLGGTADNGFGAALMYSGLHGQGYRDSNDNTDIDDFLLKTRYEITPNDELLANFHYYEAHAGMPGGLTSAQYAQNPFQSTRPFDQFDGRRRDMSFKYKHQEEDKQFELLTYFTKSFRGSNIESEGTGNNVGKKRMVAYPRNYTTWAIEPSYSQLFHLGSTSHEVTVGYRYLNETMDEKAYRSVWYAPSSASSTPATPDYYQHTSGGTEAHAVYIDDAVNVGNWTITPGLRYEKISTNVDDSFSQTSREKHYSEPLPSLNLMYHLSDEWKLFANANTSFGSMQYFQLSKGGNGNAPAPGLTAEKAHTYEIGTRFDDTLLTGEVTLFYIDFDNQLQYISNDIGWTNLGATKHQGIEMAFSYDLSELNPTLDGVSVYTSYTYTKATTEGGAFAGKDLPFYSRQVYTVGTRYQTGNWTWNLDSYAQSKQRSPGSGPIYITEESADGQFGNIPGYMVWNTRAEYNFGPQWSNLTLGAGVKNLFDQRYFTRSNDNNSGKYVGEPRTFFVQGSVAF; from the coding sequence ATGTTTACTTTTACTCGTCTTTCCTTGCTAGCTGCATCCATTGCGCTGGCATTGCCTACCTACGCCGCGGATAAAAAAACTCAGGCTGATGATAACCAGCCAACGGCCACTCAGGATGCACCCGCCACGGGTAAAAGCGACACGCTTTCGGTAGTGGGAAACTGGTTGGATAACACCGATAACAGTACGGTTGTGCTGAATCATCCGGGGGCGCGAACCATCGTCACCCAGCAGCGTTTGCAGGAAAAAGGTGCGCAGACTATCGGTGATTCACTGCGCGGTATTCCTGGTGTTCAGGTGCGCGAAAGCAACGGTACTGGCGGTAGCGATATTTCTCTTAACGTTGGCGTTCGTGGTTTAACTTCGCGTTTGTCACCGCGTTCCACCATTTTGCAGGATGGCATTCCGCTGGCGGTGGCTCCTTACGGACAGCCACAGCTCTCTATGGCGCCGTTATCCATCGGAAATCTACAGTCTATCGACGTGATTCGCGGCGGCGGTGCGGTACGTTATGGGCCGCAGAACGTCGGTGGAATTATTAACTTCAATACCAAAGCGATTCCTAAAGAGTTTAGCGGCGCGGTGAGCGCGCAGACTCAGGGCGCTAGCCACGGCGGCCTGAAAACCCTATCCAGCGCTTCTTTAGGCGGGACGGCGGATAACGGCTTCGGCGCGGCGTTGATGTACTCTGGTTTACACGGCCAGGGGTATCGCGATAGTAACGACAATACCGACATCGACGATTTTCTGCTGAAAACTCGTTATGAAATCACGCCTAATGATGAGCTGTTGGCCAACTTCCATTATTACGAAGCCCACGCCGGTATGCCAGGCGGCCTGACCAGTGCGCAATATGCGCAAAACCCCTTCCAGTCGACTCGACCATTCGATCAGTTCGATGGCCGTCGCCGCGATATGTCTTTCAAATATAAGCATCAGGAAGAAGATAAGCAGTTTGAATTACTGACTTATTTCACCAAAAGCTTCCGCGGTAGCAATATTGAATCTGAAGGCACTGGCAATAATGTGGGTAAAAAACGGATGGTTGCCTATCCGCGCAATTACACCACTTGGGCCATTGAGCCGAGTTATTCCCAATTATTCCATTTAGGCAGCACTTCCCATGAGGTGACGGTAGGCTATCGTTATCTGAATGAAACCATGGACGAGAAAGCATATCGTTCTGTCTGGTATGCACCGAGTTCAGCGTCTTCTACACCGGCGACGCCGGATTACTACCAACACACCTCTGGCGGCACTGAAGCCCACGCGGTGTATATCGATGATGCGGTAAACGTTGGCAACTGGACAATCACTCCGGGCCTGCGTTATGAAAAAATCAGCACTAACGTCGATGATTCTTTCTCACAAACTTCTCGTGAGAAGCATTACAGCGAGCCACTGCCATCCCTGAACCTGATGTATCATCTGTCTGATGAATGGAAGCTGTTTGCTAACGCGAATACCTCTTTTGGCAGTATGCAGTACTTCCAACTGAGCAAAGGTGGCAACGGTAACGCGCCCGCGCCGGGTCTGACCGCAGAGAAGGCGCATACCTACGAGATTGGTACTCGCTTCGACGACACACTTCTCACCGGAGAAGTGACGCTGTTCTACATTGATTTCGATAACCAACTGCAATACATCAGCAACGATATCGGCTGGACCAATCTGGGCGCGACCAAACATCAAGGGATTGAAATGGCGTTCAGTTACGATTTGAGTGAATTGAACCCGACGCTGGACGGTGTGAGCGTTTATACCAGCTATACCTACACCAAAGCGACGACCGAAGGCGGCGCGTTTGCGGGTAAAGATCTACCGTTCTATTCCCGCCAGGTATATACCGTTGGAACCCGTTACCAGACCGGAAACTGGACTTGGAATCTGGATAGCTATGCGCAATCTAAACAGCGTTCACCGGGGAGCGGCCCGATTTATATTACCGAAGAAAGCGCCGACGGCCAGTTTGGTAATATTCCGGGTTATATGGTGTGGAATACTCGCGCCGAATATAATTTCGGGCCACAGTGGTCAAATCTGACGTTAGGCGCTGGGGTAAAAAACCTATTTGACCAACGTTATTTCACTCGTTCAAATGATAACAATTCCGGCAAATATGTCGGCGAGCCGCGCACCTTCTTCGTGCAAGGTTCTGTAGCATTCTAA
- a CDS encoding GGDEF domain-containing protein gives MNGHSYDQLLKSKHRLSLLLFLFLNASSSIFNMLLPAHYTPAFTLPVVLIAILSISALLFNIFFSKDYANKLNIFAFILGILWTWQIILKYEYLGRDENNFLLISLFTIFFISTIALSDNFIAFCLHSAPAAIAVIFLDDFQNIFRIIFTVMLPLIGFCLHHLMLRRSDEFTRKLVAHLYNEREKFSDLSMIDPLTNLYNRRGLESKLESLLTQSPGNHYVLLLDIDHFKAYNDNYGHTMGDQALVRVAAAIRDAVRSRDIVVRFGGEEFLVLLTHVSEEYASQLAERVRQRVLGLDIPHVFNHKVSTTVTLSAGISPLQPLDLPASLKAADEALYQAKKNGRNKVAFASDTLATAESVH, from the coding sequence ATGAACGGCCATTCCTACGATCAGCTATTGAAAAGTAAGCATCGGCTCTCTTTACTGCTCTTTTTATTTTTAAATGCGTCTTCATCTATTTTTAATATGTTATTACCGGCTCACTACACTCCAGCATTTACTTTGCCGGTGGTATTGATTGCTATTCTCAGCATTAGTGCATTGTTATTTAACATATTTTTTTCGAAGGATTATGCGAATAAACTGAATATATTCGCATTTATTCTCGGTATTCTGTGGACATGGCAAATCATTCTAAAATATGAATATTTGGGGCGAGACGAAAATAACTTCTTATTGATCAGCCTGTTTACAATTTTCTTTATCAGCACTATCGCGCTTTCCGATAACTTTATCGCCTTTTGTTTACATTCAGCGCCAGCGGCGATTGCCGTGATTTTTCTGGACGATTTCCAGAATATTTTCCGCATTATATTCACTGTTATGCTGCCACTCATTGGTTTTTGCTTACATCATCTTATGCTGCGCCGCAGCGATGAATTCACCCGAAAATTGGTCGCCCATTTATATAATGAACGAGAAAAATTCAGTGATTTAAGCATGATAGACCCATTAACTAATCTTTATAACCGACGCGGCCTGGAAAGTAAGCTGGAAAGCCTGCTAACGCAGTCGCCGGGTAATCATTATGTTTTGTTGCTGGATATTGACCATTTCAAGGCCTATAACGACAACTACGGTCATACCATGGGCGATCAGGCTTTGGTGCGGGTTGCTGCAGCCATTCGCGATGCTGTGCGTTCACGAGATATCGTGGTGCGCTTCGGTGGAGAAGAGTTTCTGGTATTGCTGACCCACGTTAGCGAAGAATACGCCTCACAGCTGGCGGAGCGCGTTCGCCAGCGCGTACTAGGGCTGGATATTCCCCACGTTTTCAATCATAAAGTATCCACTACGGTCACGCTCAGCGCCGGCATTTCACCGCTGCAACCCTTGGATTTGCCAGCTTCGCTGAAAGCCGCGGATGAAGCACTGTATCAAGCCAAGAAAAACGGTCGCAATAAAGTCGCTTTCGCCAGCGATACGCTCGCTACCGCGGAATCCGTCCACTAA
- a CDS encoding DUF1435 family protein: MIGATIAACRSWRLNDFLLSRMASGWGVLLPCALLPLLGWGDFSVTELRGIIVAAMLATLSMLYHPRLRHFLLIPSCLAMAGGLLAVLTHL, encoded by the coding sequence ATGATTGGAGCGACAATAGCAGCCTGCCGGTCGTGGAGGCTGAACGATTTCTTACTGAGTCGAATGGCCAGCGGATGGGGTGTTTTACTGCCTTGTGCGCTTTTACCTTTGCTGGGTTGGGGGGATTTTAGCGTGACCGAACTGCGTGGCATTATTGTCGCCGCGATGTTGGCAACGTTGAGTATGCTGTACCACCCGCGCCTGCGCCATTTTCTGTTGATTCCTTCCTGCCTGGCAATGGCTGGCGGTCTACTCGCAGTTTTGACACATCTATGA
- the rsmC gene encoding 16S rRNA (guanine(1207)-N(2))-methyltransferase RsmC: MSALTPASEVMLRHSDEFIQRRVIFAGDLQDALPAQFEAAEVRVHTNQYHHWQLLSNTLEDNVQFGLLADADFLAQSDTLIYYWPKSKQEAQFQLANLLSMLPIGTDIFIVGENRCGVRSAEEMLSDFATLTKIDSARRCGLYHARLDKQPEFDPEGWWHSYQVDDVTIKTLPGVFSKDALDSGSYLLLSTFNEPFKGRVLDVGCGAGVLASVLSKQSPKIKWTLSDVSAAAIEASRATLAANEIEAEVIASNVYSDIQGRFDMIISNPPFHDGLQTSFHAAEMLIRGATGHLHVGGKLRIVANSFLPYPALLDAAFGSHEVLAQNGRFKVYQATVGRAPRAKAKR; the protein is encoded by the coding sequence ATGTCCGCATTAACCCCAGCCAGTGAAGTGATGCTGCGCCATAGTGATGAGTTTATTCAACGCCGCGTGATTTTTGCAGGCGACCTACAGGACGCGTTACCGGCGCAGTTCGAAGCCGCCGAGGTGCGTGTTCACACTAACCAATATCACCACTGGCAATTACTGAGCAATACGCTGGAAGACAATGTTCAATTCGGTCTGCTGGCTGACGCCGATTTTCTGGCGCAAAGTGATACGCTGATTTACTACTGGCCAAAAAGCAAGCAAGAAGCTCAGTTCCAACTGGCTAATCTGCTGTCTATGCTGCCAATCGGCACCGATATTTTTATCGTCGGTGAAAACCGCTGTGGCGTACGTAGCGCAGAAGAAATGCTGAGTGATTTTGCCACGTTGACCAAAATCGACAGCGCGCGCCGCTGCGGTTTGTACCATGCGCGTTTAGATAAACAGCCTGAATTTGATCCGGAAGGCTGGTGGCATAGCTATCAGGTTGATGATGTCACCATCAAAACCCTGCCGGGCGTGTTCAGTAAAGACGCGCTGGATTCCGGCAGCTACCTGCTGCTCTCCACCTTCAACGAACCTTTTAAAGGTCGCGTGCTGGACGTCGGCTGCGGTGCAGGCGTATTGGCTTCGGTATTATCCAAACAGTCACCGAAGATTAAATGGACTCTGAGCGACGTTAGCGCAGCGGCCATTGAAGCCAGCCGGGCAACCTTGGCTGCCAACGAAATCGAAGCTGAAGTGATCGCGAGTAACGTTTACTCTGACATTCAGGGGCGTTTCGATATGATCATTTCCAACCCGCCGTTCCATGATGGGTTACAAACCAGTTTCCACGCGGCAGAAATGCTCATTCGTGGTGCAACCGGTCATTTGCACGTTGGTGGCAAGCTGCGCATTGTGGCTAACTCTTTCCTGCCTTATCCGGCGCTGCTGGATGCCGCGTTTGGCAGCCATGAAGTACTGGCACAAAATGGTCGTTTTAAGGTTTATCAGGCGACCGTTGGCCGCGCTCCCCGCGCAAAAGCCAAACGTTAA